Genomic segment of Pseudothermotoga hypogea DSM 11164 = NBRC 106472:
TATCAACCTTCCTGCCAGAGTCTTCGCGTTTTCTTTCGAACAGTCGTAAGCCAAGACCAAGAATTCGTCTCCACCAAACCTGCACACCAGATCACCGGCTCTTAGGCATTTCGCTATTCTGGACGCGGTCACTTTCAGAACTTCATCACCAACGAGGTGTCCATGAACATCGTTGACTCTCTTGAAACCGCTCAGATCCAAGAACAGAATGCTGAGTTCTCTGTTCTCTCTTTTGGCAAGGCTCAGCATTTTCTCTGATAGCTCATCGAACATCCTCCTGTTTGGAAGATTGGTCAACGAATCGTGGTAAGACATACGTTCAAGCTCTTCTTTCTGTCGCTGAATGCGTTTCTCCAATTCAAGCCTATTGAAAATGACAGCCAGCAAGTTCGCCAAGAGTTTTGCGATCTTGATCGAAATTTTGCCAAAGGCGTCTTCTCGTTCCATGTTGTCGAGGTTCAACGTGAGCCTGAGTTCTTTTCCAATCCTGATTGGTATGATCAAAGTCGATTTTATCTCATCTAATCTTCCAGATTTTTTCAACACGTCAAGTCGTTCATCTTTTATGAGCGTGTCAACTGAGCGTGCCATACCAACGATTCTGATCACAAAGTCCATTTCTCCCAAGCATGTTTCCTGCTCTTCCACCGAGAAGGATATCGTCCTTAATCCCTCAAGATCGAATCCAACCGCGGCGACGTACTTGAAACGATCTTGCTCCCTCACAAGAACAGATCCAGCCTGAGCGCCCGGGACGATCTCGATCGCGCTCTGAAGGATGTCTTGATAAACGTTCTCTACGTTCTCACCCAACAGTTTTCCAGTCAAGTTCAAAACTGCTTGGAGTAATCGTTCACAATCGTGCAACTGTGGTTCACGCTCCTTGCTCCAATATCTTCAGGAACACTTCCACAACTTTTGGATCGAATTGCCTTCCGCTCTGGTTCTTAATGTATTCGATCGCTTCTTGCTTTGTCCAAGCCTTTCGATAAGGTCTATCGCTGGTGAGCGCATCGTACACATCCACAACCGCGAAGATCCTCGCTGAGAGCGGTATTTCTTCACCTTTCAGACCGAACGGATAACCATTTCCGTCCCAGCGTTCGTGATGGTACAACGGTATGTCCAAAGCAGATTTGAGATATTCGATCTTCGAAAGCATCTCTTGAGCGTACAGCGGGTGCATTTTCATGATTTTCCATTCTTCTTCATCCAACTTTCCAGGTTTCAAAAGAATTCGATCCGGTATGGCGAGCTTTCCTATATCGTGCAACAGTGCACCACGACGTATGTGGATCAATTGTTCTTTTTCTATGCCCATGGCTTTCGCGATTTGCACCGTCAGATTTGCCACTCTTTCACTGTGTCCATAAGTTTCTGCATCCCTCATGTCTATGGCTCGAGCCAACGCTTCTATGGTTTCATCGTACGCCTTCAACAGTTTGGTGTTTGCCTCCTGAAGATCTCTCAACAAAAGGATTCGCTCGATCGCTATCTTGATCTGGTTGACGATGGCGGTGAAGAAATCCAACCACTCTCGGTCCGGCTCAAAAACATCACTTCGATAAACTTCGAACAGGCAACACAAAGGACGATTTTCCAACAACAGTACTGTGCTGTGATACCACTGAAATTTCTCTTCTTGAAGGATTTTCTTTCTTGATGGCTCATTGGGCAAATCTCTCTCTTTGAGATTTTTTTCTCCATCGGCATCGAGAAAACCCGCCACAAGATCATTCAATGTCTCCTCGAGCACGTTCGTTTTGAAACCTTTCTTGGCAACCTGCTCGAATTTTCGATCCTTTGTGTTATACAAGGCCAAAAATGCCGAGTCGACGTTCAGAGCTCGAACGACTTGATCGAGTATTTCTCTTAAAACTTGTGTCAAATCATTCGAAAAGAGAATTACTTTGTCTATCATTTGAAGTGTGGAGAGCTTTTCAAAACTCCTTTGAAGGTCTTCAAACAGTTGTGCGTTCTCCAAAGCCGAAGCTGCCGCGCTGGCCAAAAGTTGAAGTGCCTGTATCCTCTTTTCGTTGAAAAAACCACTCTTGTCGCTGCGTACTACGAGAGTTCCGTACACACGCTTGGCATTCACCAAAGGAAACGCTGCGACTGTTCTTATGCCGAACAGCTTAGCTTTCCCTCTCCAAACTTCATACGTTGAGTCCGTGAGAGTGTCCTCGATCAGGACGAGATTTCCACTTTTGATAGACCTCCCAGCCGCTCCACGTCCGTATGGACTATCGTCCCACCGGGCGATGATGTTCTTCAAGCTTGGATCATCCTCTGGATATTTGCCCATGACCCTGACGCTTTCGTCCGGTGCGGCGTATCCGACCCAGGCGGAGTGCGCTCCGAAGAGTTCTACACAGGCTCTCGCAATCATTGTTGCCCTTTCTTTGACGTTCAAATCACTTTTGATCAAATGTTCTAAGATATCTGTCAAGGTTTTGAAGACGCTCAGTTGCTCTTGAAGCTCGTTCTCCAGTTGTCTTTTCTCCGTCACGTCCAAGCCAGCGCTTATGATGGCCTGGATGTGCCCATTTTCATCTTTCAAATACCCGTTGTGCCAGAGAATTAGCCTTTCTTCGTTTTTCTTGTTGACGATGGGATTCTCATAGACCTCAACCGGTTTGAGCTCACCGTTTTTGATCTTTTCAAAGACATCTCTAACTTCGTCCCTGATACGATCCGGCAGAAAGTTATCGAACCAGTTCTTCCCCACGATCTCGTCCATCTCATGTCCGAGTAATTCACAAGCCTTTTTGTTCGCGAGCACAACCTTTCCATTCGTGTCCAAGCCGAGTATCACAACGGGTGCCAGATCCAGATAGGATTTGAACTTTTCATAGAGGTCTTTGTACTTTTCTTCGAGCTCTCTCAACGCTCGGTTCTGCCTGTCGAACAAATCTTTCGCACGACCCACCAGCACAGCAAAGAAAAAATAAACCAAGATCGCCAGACCCACCTGAAACAGATCGGCCCTTTTGAAGATTCGATTGGCAACGATCACAAGAGCTGAACTTGTAATCGCGGCTGTTAATGCTCCTCTGATACCTTGACTCACCGCGAAATGCAACACTGGAAAGGCAAGAAGACTCGCCACGAGGATAACGTTCACTTTCGTGAAGAAGAGTGAGAAAGTGAAAGTATAGTAAGCAATGGCCAGCAGATTTATCGTCAATTTTGAAAATCTAATTCGCTCTCTGATCGTGACCTCTCCCAAATCAATCCTACCATGAGAGTGGAAAGGCCCTTCATACTGGAAACCGACACCTTCGAACTAAGGATAGACACAACGTTCAACTCCTCACATTTTCAGTCAGAAGAAAGAAGAGTTTTTCGAAATCTGAGCGTTGCTTTTCCGTGAATGCTGTTTTTTCTCGATGGTTTACAATATTCCACGACAGAGGTGATCGTTCTGCAGAAGGAAGATTTCGTCGATAGAGTTCTAATCCACGTCAAGGCCGGAGACGGTGGAAACGGCGCAGTGAGTTTCAGAAGGGAAAAGTACGTGCCCAAGGGCGGACCAGACGGTGGCGATGGTGGCGACGGTGGCTTTGTGATCCTACGTGCCGACGCCAGCCTTTCTACATTGCTCAAGTTCAAGTACCAGAAGAAGTTCGTCGCACAAGACGGCCAGCACGGTCGTGGCAAAAAACAAGCAGGAAAAAGCGGTGAAGATCTCATCATAGACGTTCCGGTCGGGACGGTCGTGAAGGATGCCAAAAGTGGTGAAATCATCGCTGACTTGGACAGACACGGCATGATGGTCTGTGTTGTGCGGGGCGGTAAGGGTGGCAGGGGCAACGTGCACTTTGCCACGAGCACGCTCAGAGCTCCAAGGATCGCCGAATCGGGTGAGAGGGGCGAAGAGAGATGGCTTGAGCTCGAGTTGAAGTTGCTCGCAGACGCTGGATTGATTGGTTTTCCGAACGTTGGAAAATCTTCCCTGATCGCCGCCATGAGCAACGCCAGGCCCAAGATCGCTGACTATCCTTTCACCACATTGATTCCCAACCTCGGTGTCGTGAGGTTGAACAGCGGTATGGAGTACGTTCTTGCAGACATCCCCGGATTGATCGAAGGCGCGCACAAAGGAAGTGGACTTGGAAATCTGTTCCTGAGGCACATAGAGAGGTGCAGCGTGTTGGTGCACGTGATCGATATAGCCTGTGTGGAAGGCAGAAACTTTCTGAAGGATTACGACACGATAATGGAAGAACTTTCGAAGTACAACATAGAACTTTTGAAAAAGCCACAGATTCTCGTTGCGAACAAGATCGATCTGCTCGAGGAGGATGAGTTAGAGAAAAGGCTTGAAAAATTGAAACAGTACACGAACAGAGAGATCGTCCCCGTGTCTGCCCTGACACGGCAGAACATCGACATCTTGAAGGAAAAGATCGCGCAGTTCGTAGGAGAGAGCAAGCTGAAGTTGAAGATGCTTCCCGCACCACCTTTTGAAAAACCGAAGCCCTTCAAAACTAAACTGGAACTCAAGTTCGACTTTGAGATCGTCAAGACCAAAGAAGGATTCGTCGTGAAGGGTGAACAGGTGGAAGCGTGGTTGAATCGTTATTCGATAGAGCACAGGGACGCCTTGGTTCGCTTTCTGGAACTGCTCGAAAAGAACGGTTTGAGCGAAAGATTGAAACAGGCGGGTGCGAAGGATGGAGATACTGTCTGGATCGGAAGCTACGATTTCGAATACCACGAATAGGATCGGCATCTTCGGTGGAACGTTCAACCCACCACACGTGGGACATCTGATCGTTGCGCAGTACGCGTTGGAGCTTTTAGAACTCGAACGACTCTACATCGTTCCTGCTTACAGACCTCCGCACAGATCGAACGACATAGCACCGTTCGAGTTGCGGTTCGACTGGTGCGTCAAGACCTTCGAATTGAAAAACGTCATCGTGAGCGATTATGAAAGAACGCGAGGGGATATCTCCTATTCTCTCTACACCGTGCGTTACTTCGCAGAACAACACAATTGCGCACCGTACTTCATAGTCGGAGAAGACGCCTTGAGTTACATCGAAAGTTGGCACAGATACACAGATTTGCTCAACTCCTGTCATTTCGTCGTTTATCCTCGCTACTGTGGCAAACCTTACCATGAGAGGGCGAAAGAAAAGCTCGGAGAACTCTTCGAAAAGATCGTTTTCCTCCAAGCTCCCCTGATCGAGATCTCGGCCAGCGAGATAAGAGAAAGAGTGAAACAAGGTAAGAGCATCAAAGGCATGGTCGTTTCTCAGATCGAAGAATCTGTGGTGAACCACTATGGAAAGGTTTAGCTATCCTGGTATCGTCGGTCTGGCACCCATGGCGGGTATCAGCAACAAAGCTTTTAGAACCGTCTGTCGACTCTGGGGAGCTCAATTCAGTTTCAGCGAGATGATCAGCGCAGAGAGCGTTCTTCTCGATCTTGACGTCGTCGATGAGATGCTTCCTTTCGAAGAAGAAAACTCCGCCGTTCAACTCTATGGGTCTGATCCGAAAAAACTCGCCCTCGCCGCCAAGAAGGTTCAGCACAGAGCCAGCTGGATCGATCTGAACGCGGCCTGTCCTGTGAAAAAAGTGATCAAGAAGAACGCTGGAGCCGCACTGTTGAAAGACCTCGAAAGGCTCAGAGACATAGTCGTGGCCATGAAGAACGCGTGTGAAAAGCCGATCACGGTGAAAATTAGGATCGGTTTTGAAAAGAACGAGCTTGAAAAGATCATGGACGTGCTGGTTTCGGCGGGAGTGGACGGCGTCGAGGTGCATGGAAGGACCGCAGTCCAAATGTACTCTGGAAAGGCACAGTGGAATCTGAATTTGGAAAGGTGGAACGTTCCAACCGCCATCTCTGGAGATCTCTACACAGTTGAGGATATTCGAAGAGCACTCGAGATCTCTAAAGCGAGCGCCGCATTGGTGGCCAGAGGTGCGCTCAGAAAGCCTTGGATCTTTCACGAGTTTTTCCACACCAAAGCACCGACTGTCGAACAGATCAGGGATATGTTCTTGTTCCACGCGAGACTTTTGAAAGAGCGCGAAGGGGAAAAGTCTTTTTACAAGTTGAGACAGTTCGTGGCAGGCTACACCCACGGCTTCTTCGGTGGTCGTGAATTTCGAGAGAGATTCATGAAACTGGAGGGTTTCGACGCGATAGAATCTGCGATTCGCGAGTTTTTTAATCGATTTTTAATGAGCGTGGGCGAGAATACCGTTCGAGATAGAACCAATGCGTGACCTCGTCCGTTACCACCACGATCATAATTTCTGCGACACGCATCAACGCTGTGAAGGATTCTTCGACCATCTCGTCGAGACCGGCAAGGCTCGAAAAGTTCATTTTGAGTGAGTTCACAATCGTGCCGAAATCGTCAACGATACCTCTCATCGACAATTCCCGCCGTCAGAGTGCCCCCCGACACTCATCAACGTGAACGATGTGATTGCGAAACAGGGTCGTGGGAAAGATCGATTTCATCCGATGGTCTGTACACGGTGAGAACGTGGCGTTGACGTACAGTTTCGTGTGCGAGGGTCGAAAGACTGAGGAGGTGATTTTTGTGAGAAGCACGGCTGTGTTGGTTCTTGTGGCTGCGCTGACGTTGCTCTTGTTGGCTCTGAGTTCCTGTGCGAAATGGATATTAATCGTGGTCGACGGTAAAGTTTATCCGATCGAGGTCGAAGAGACTTCGAATGCCTCGGAGCTCAAGGACCCCACGAACCAAGATTTCATGGAACTCGCGAACTGGTGCGCAGAGCAGGAAGACGTCGTGATGTTTTGGTACGATTTGGCTGATCCGCCAGTTGGATTCCACGACAGAGCGACGCTCTTTGTAGGTGCAACCGATGTAATCGACAAGAACGTGTATGTGAACAACGTTTTCATCGCCAATTACGAGGACACAGCGATCGATGAAATCATATCGATCATCAGCGAACAACCGAGAGAAGACTTTCCTGGCGAACTGAAACTGCGCCTCGTCGCGACAGACCTCTCTGCCACGGTGTACGATCTCTTCGTAGACGAAGTGAAAGCGAAAGATGCGACGGCCAAATACGTACTCGTCGAATTCGAGGAAGTTCAGAGCAACGTTTACAAGGTCACGAAGGTTCAAGTGTCGGAGAACTTCGAAAACATGGATGTACCGAAGAATATTCCAGCGAGTGAACTGAACACTAAGGGCTTCGCGTTCTTCAAAATACGAGACGGCGAAGTCGTGGATAATCGAGTGATCGAACCTTTGAAAAAAGTACAAAGGTGAGAAACAGCTTCTCTGCGTTCGTGAATTCAAAGTTCGATGTCATGGAATTTGCCGTCTGCCAGTTTTTTAATGGATTTCTAATGAACGTGAGTGACAATATCATTGTCAAAGAAGATGGAGCAAAAGTTTGAGTCGAGGAGGTGTCGCACATGAGGAAAGCTTTCGTGATGCTGAGCGTGCTCGTGGCGTTGGTTTCAAGCTTTGCGTTGGTTAATCCCGACTATCAAAGTCCCATCGTGGCGGTGGTGGAAGCCTGCGCACCGGCCGTCGTGAAAGTGGAGGCCGTCAAGACCGTCACTTCTCCATACTTCGATCCGTTCATCGAAGAGTTCTTCAGACGTTGGTTCGGTTATTCTCCGTTCGGTGGGACGCAGAGGGCGACGAGCATAGGTTCTGGCTTCATCTTCGACAAGGAAGGTTACATACTGACCAACGAACATGTCGTGGGTGGAGCCTCAGAGATAACGGTGACGCTCCTGGACGGTTCTTCCTACAAAGCTGAGTACATTGGTGGCGATTCGGAACTGGACATAGCCGTGCTGAAGATCAGCGCTCAGAGAGAGTTACCAACTGTGCCATTTGGAGACTCCGACAGGGTGAAGATTGGTGAGTGGGTCATAGCCATAGGGAACCCTCTGGGGTTCCAACACACTGTGACCATCGGTGTTGTGAGTGCGACGGGTAGAAGGATTCCAAAACCTGATGGATCTGGATACTACACCAACTTGATCCAAACCGATGCGGCGATCAACCCAGGCAACAGCGGTGGGCCACTTTTGAACATACACGGTCAGGTGATAGGTATCAACACCGCGATCATCAACCCACAGCAAGCGGTGAACCTCGGCTTCGCCATACCGATCAACACCGTGAAGAGGTTCATCAACCAGCTGGTCGAGACTGGAAAGACTCAGAAAGCCTATCTCGGCGTCAGGATCACCACCGTGACGAACGAGCTCGCCAAAGCACTCGGGCTGAAGGTCAACAAAGGTGCCCTGATCGTACAGGTTTTGGAAGGCTCTCCCGCCGACAAAGCCGGCTTGAAAGACAACGACGTGGTCGTCAAATTCGATGGTGTTGACGTCAGTTCCGACGCCGAACTGGTCTCGCTCATACACAGCCACGTGCCGGGTGACATCGTCGAGATCGTCGTGAACAGGAACGGCAAAGAGATCAAGTTCGTCGTGACGCTGGGCGCCGCTTCGGACGAACAAGCTCCATCGAGCATCTCAGCAAAAGAATTTGTAGGTTTGATCGTCGACGAAATAACCCCCGCCGACAGAGAAACTTATTCTATACCCACCAGCGTGAACGGTGTGATCGTGAGACAGAACAAAGGCTCGCTCGGTTTACAGGTCGGCGACGTGATCGACCAAGTCGCGGTGAGTGGACAACGTTACACGATCAGATCGTTGAGTGACTGGAATCAAGCCGTGGAAAAAGTCAAAAAGGGAGACTTCGTAGCGATCTTCGCCGTTAGAAAGAACGCAAGGTTGGTCTTCAGTTTCACGTACTGAAGAGGCGCTCTGCGCCTCTTTTCAAAAACTTGGGGGTGGTGTGATGAAGAGTTTGAAATGGTTTTTGATTGCAACATCAGCGATCGTCGCCTTGATACTGGTTTCGTGCGCTCCTCTACCTTCGATCATATCCAGCGTCACGCAAAACATCGTCGAAGTCACCGCCAACAGCACTGACAGCGATCTGTTGAACCTCGCCAGTTGGTGTGATTCAAAGCCTGACATTTTGATGCTCTGGTATGATTTTGATAATCAACCCACTGGTTTCACAAACAGAAGCCTTGTCTTTTCAGTTAATGCAGCCGATAAGAACGTTTATCTGAACAACGAGTTCGTTGGAAACTACGATATGACTGATTTGGATACAATTAAAAACACAATCGACGACAGCAAAACAACTTTCGATGGAACACTGATTCTATACCTGAGAGCCGACGATCTACTCGGAACGAGTTGGGATCTGATCATAGGTGAGGCTGGTCAAACAAAGGTGCCAGTTACGAACTATGTGCTTGTCGAGTTTAAGAGAGAAGGCAGTGTCTACAAAGTGACCAAGGTTCAGGCAGGTGGTGACTGGCAAAATTTCACTGTTCCTAAGGACATGACATTGACGGACATTGAAACCAAAGGTTTCGCCTTCTTCAGAATCGATGATGACAAAGTCGTAGATGCACGAGTCATATATCCACAGTGATGAGGGGGGATACGGATGAAAAGATCTTTGATCGTGGTACTCGCATTGTTGGTCGCAGTCATGGCTTTTGCAGACATGCAGCTCAAGAACATAATAATCGTTCCACAACCAAGCGAACTCGAAGTCAAGGTGTGGTTGAACAAGCCAGAGGGTGCGGTGTATCAAGTCGGTGAGTCGCTGAACATCTACTTCAAAGCCAACAAGAGTTGCTACGTCTTGATCTACAACATCCGTACCGACGGCAAGATCACGCTCCTGTTCCCGAACAAATACGATTCGAACAACTACATCGCGCCGAACGTGACTTACAAACTGCCCATATCCAACTTGTACTCCTTCAAGGTCGCCCCACCTGAAGGAAAAGAATTCATCCAGATCATAGCCAGCACGAGCTTTATTCCCATCATTCAACAGCTCAGAGATCTCGGCACAAAACAGACGTTCCCGTTGCTCAGCGAAGATGCGGAAAACTACGTGCAAAAACAGATCTTGCCTTATCTGTCTGGCGAATGGGCCAGCGACATAACTTACTTCTACGTTGGAAGGGCTCCAAGAACCGGCGTCGCACAACTCGAATCCAACCCAACGGGTGCACACGTCTACGTCGATGGAAAGTACATTGGAAGAACTCCTGCAAGGGTTGAACTCGACGAAGGTCAGCACTTTGCGACTTTCTACTGGCAGAACCAAGTACGAACGGAGACCTTCTTTGTCACCGCTGGAAGAACGGTGCTTGTGACGGCTAACTTCATACAGAAGACGATGCTGAACATAAACACCACCCCACCCGGAGCTCAGATATTCCTCGATGGCTCTTTCATAGGCGTGAGCCCGATCCAAATCGAGGTTCAACCGGGTCAACACACCGTTTTGGCAACGATGCCGGGTTATTCCGCTGCACAGCAGAGTTTCACCGTTGCACCGGGTGAGACGAAGACCATCAATCTGGTGTTGAATCCGGAACAAGCGACTTTGAAAGTGTTTTCGAGCCCGGCGGGCGCTTCGATCTACGTCAACGGTCAATACCGAGGTGTTGCGCCTTCAGCTGGATTGACTCTGACACTGGCACCGGGCACTTACAGTGTTGAAGCGAGACTATCGGGTTATCAAGATGCTTCCATGACGGTAACGCTCAATCCAGGCGAGACGAGAACCATAACGCTCACGCTCGTACCACGAAAAGCGACGCTCAACATATTCACCAACCCAGTCGGTGCATCTATTTACGTGAACGGTAACTACATTGGGACCACAAGAACAACTGGTCTTTCTGTGCAGGTCGATCCCGGCACACACACGATCATCGCCACGATGAGTGGCTATCAAGACACGACCGTGACTGTGAACGTTGGATCTGGTGAGACCAAGCGTGTCGATATAACTCTACCACCCATCATCAGAACGGGGTTCTTACTCATCTACACGAACCCCACGAACGCTTCAATATACGTCGATGGCAGATACGTAGGTGTGGCCGGTCCTACAGGATTGAGAGTGGAAGTGGATGCAAACGTGGTGCACAGAGTCGTTGCGAGTTTGCCGGATTACGAGGACGCCTCCGTGGAAGTTCAAGTGTCGCCGAACGAGACAAGAACTGTTAATCTCACGCTCGAGCCGATCGTGAAGGTTGGCACGGTGAGCATCAACAGTTCGCCTTCCAACGCGCTCGTGTACATAAATGGATATCTCAAAGGCATCACACCGCTGAGGTTGGACCTGGAATACGGCACGTACCAACTCGTCGTGATCAAGGGTGGTTACTACGCGGAAGTGCTCACTCTCAAAGTGGACAGAAAGTCCGTCAGTGTGAGCGTGACACTCAGACCGATACAGTGACGGACTCAGAACAACTGAAGGGGGCGAAAGCCCCCTTCAATCTTGTCTCACATCGATGATGGAAACGTTCACAACACCCTCCAAGAGTTTCTTCTCGAAGTTTTCTCTGTCCAAAGATGGCTTCACCTTGATCACGACGCTGTACTCTTCTTCAGACTTTTCGTACGTGCTCACGGCTATGACGTCTCCACCGCATTGGTTCATCAGGTTCAGAATCCTTGCCAGGATGCCTGGAACGTTTCGAACCTTGAAGACGTACCTGAAGCCCTTCTCCCGCGCGCCGAGCATGTTGATGAACACTTTGAATATGTCGGTCTCGGTGACGATACCAACGAGTCTTTCTTCCTCCATCACCAAGAGTGAGCCGATCTTTTTGTCCGTCATGATCTTCGCCGCCTCTTCTATAGGTGTGTTGGGATGAACATGAACCACATCCTTCTTCATGATCTGCTTGACTGTGAGTTTACCCAGCAGAGTGGTGAGTTCCCACACATCCAACGTGGTCGCCTGTGAGGGGGAAGCTTTCAGCAGGTCTTTTTCAGCGATGATACCGACGACTCTATCGTTCTTCACCACAGGCAGTCTTCTGATGCCCTTCGTCCTGATGATCTCCATGGCTTCTTGAAAGGTCGTCTCCGGTGAAACGGTGACGACGTTCGTGGTCATGATGTCCTTCACGAACATGGTAAAACCCCCTTCCGAGAGATTGTTTAAAAAGCCGGCGTTGAAGATCCATCTTTTCATTAATGATACACCACATCTCAAAGTTCTGTGGCAACAAAAAGGACCCCGCGAGGGGTCCTTGAGTTCCTTCCAGAGACCACGTTACGGATTTGCACCACCCATCAACATACCAATCAGTCCTATCACCGCACCGGCCGCACCAACGATGATGCCTATCAAGCCCATGTTGTAAGCCTCGTTGATCTTCTTCGCCTGCTCAACCGTCGCCGCTTCTATGTCGCTCATCCAAGGTTTGGAATCGATCTTCTTGGACAGGTTAGCGATGTTCTGTTCGGCTTGAGAAACTTTCTGACTCAGAGATGTCAACTGACCTG
This window contains:
- a CDS encoding GGDEF domain-containing protein, which codes for MHDCERLLQAVLNLTGKLLGENVENVYQDILQSAIEIVPGAQAGSVLVREQDRFKYVAAVGFDLEGLRTISFSVEEQETCLGEMDFVIRIVGMARSVDTLIKDERLDVLKKSGRLDEIKSTLIIPIRIGKELRLTLNLDNMEREDAFGKISIKIAKLLANLLAVIFNRLELEKRIQRQKEELERMSYHDSLTNLPNRRMFDELSEKMLSLAKRENRELSILFLDLSGFKRVNDVHGHLVGDEVLKVTASRIAKCLRAGDLVCRFGGDEFLVLAYDCSKENAKTLAGRLIQAIEEPIELKGVTLNISTEVGISSFPEDGNSVSELVRKADEALYRAKRHGLKVVVANP
- a CDS encoding HD domain-containing phosphohydrolase, translated to MGEVTIRERIRFSKLTINLLAIAYYTFTFSLFFTKVNVILVASLLAFPVLHFAVSQGIRGALTAAITSSALVIVANRIFKRADLFQVGLAILVYFFFAVLVGRAKDLFDRQNRALRELEEKYKDLYEKFKSYLDLAPVVILGLDTNGKVVLANKKACELLGHEMDEIVGKNWFDNFLPDRIRDEVRDVFEKIKNGELKPVEVYENPIVNKKNEERLILWHNGYLKDENGHIQAIISAGLDVTEKRQLENELQEQLSVFKTLTDILEHLIKSDLNVKERATMIARACVELFGAHSAWVGYAAPDESVRVMGKYPEDDPSLKNIIARWDDSPYGRGAAGRSIKSGNLVLIEDTLTDSTYEVWRGKAKLFGIRTVAAFPLVNAKRVYGTLVVRSDKSGFFNEKRIQALQLLASAAASALENAQLFEDLQRSFEKLSTLQMIDKVILFSNDLTQVLREILDQVVRALNVDSAFLALYNTKDRKFEQVAKKGFKTNVLEETLNDLVAGFLDADGEKNLKERDLPNEPSRKKILQEEKFQWYHSTVLLLENRPLCCLFEVYRSDVFEPDREWLDFFTAIVNQIKIAIERILLLRDLQEANTKLLKAYDETIEALARAIDMRDAETYGHSERVANLTVQIAKAMGIEKEQLIHIRRGALLHDIGKLAIPDRILLKPGKLDEEEWKIMKMHPLYAQEMLSKIEYLKSALDIPLYHHERWDGNGYPFGLKGEEIPLSARIFAVVDVYDALTSDRPYRKAWTKQEAIEYIKNQSGRQFDPKVVEVFLKILEQGA
- the obgE gene encoding GTPase ObgE; the encoded protein is MVLQKEDFVDRVLIHVKAGDGGNGAVSFRREKYVPKGGPDGGDGGDGGFVILRADASLSTLLKFKYQKKFVAQDGQHGRGKKQAGKSGEDLIIDVPVGTVVKDAKSGEIIADLDRHGMMVCVVRGGKGGRGNVHFATSTLRAPRIAESGERGEERWLELELKLLADAGLIGFPNVGKSSLIAAMSNARPKIADYPFTTLIPNLGVVRLNSGMEYVLADIPGLIEGAHKGSGLGNLFLRHIERCSVLVHVIDIACVEGRNFLKDYDTIMEELSKYNIELLKKPQILVANKIDLLEEDELEKRLEKLKQYTNREIVPVSALTRQNIDILKEKIAQFVGESKLKLKMLPAPPFEKPKPFKTKLELKFDFEIVKTKEGFVVKGEQVEAWLNRYSIEHRDALVRFLELLEKNGLSERLKQAGAKDGDTVWIGSYDFEYHE
- the nadD gene encoding nicotinate (nicotinamide) nucleotide adenylyltransferase; translation: MEILSGSEATISNTTNRIGIFGGTFNPPHVGHLIVAQYALELLELERLYIVPAYRPPHRSNDIAPFELRFDWCVKTFELKNVIVSDYERTRGDISYSLYTVRYFAEQHNCAPYFIVGEDALSYIESWHRYTDLLNSCHFVVYPRYCGKPYHERAKEKLGELFEKIVFLQAPLIEISASEIRERVKQGKSIKGMVVSQIEESVVNHYGKV
- a CDS encoding tRNA dihydrouridine synthase, giving the protein MERFSYPGIVGLAPMAGISNKAFRTVCRLWGAQFSFSEMISAESVLLDLDVVDEMLPFEEENSAVQLYGSDPKKLALAAKKVQHRASWIDLNAACPVKKVIKKNAGAALLKDLERLRDIVVAMKNACEKPITVKIRIGFEKNELEKIMDVLVSAGVDGVEVHGRTAVQMYSGKAQWNLNLERWNVPTAISGDLYTVEDIRRALEISKASAALVARGALRKPWIFHEFFHTKAPTVEQIRDMFLFHARLLKEREGEKSFYKLRQFVAGYTHGFFGGREFRERFMKLEGFDAIESAIREFFNRFLMSVGENTVRDRTNA
- a CDS encoding Do family serine endopeptidase, whose amino-acid sequence is MRKAFVMLSVLVALVSSFALVNPDYQSPIVAVVEACAPAVVKVEAVKTVTSPYFDPFIEEFFRRWFGYSPFGGTQRATSIGSGFIFDKEGYILTNEHVVGGASEITVTLLDGSSYKAEYIGGDSELDIAVLKISAQRELPTVPFGDSDRVKIGEWVIAIGNPLGFQHTVTIGVVSATGRRIPKPDGSGYYTNLIQTDAAINPGNSGGPLLNIHGQVIGINTAIINPQQAVNLGFAIPINTVKRFINQLVETGKTQKAYLGVRITTVTNELAKALGLKVNKGALIVQVLEGSPADKAGLKDNDVVVKFDGVDVSSDAELVSLIHSHVPGDIVEIVVNRNGKEIKFVVTLGAASDEQAPSSISAKEFVGLIVDEITPADRETYSIPTSVNGVIVRQNKGSLGLQVGDVIDQVAVSGQRYTIRSLSDWNQAVEKVKKGDFVAIFAVRKNARLVFSFTY
- a CDS encoding PEGA domain-containing protein, with product MKRSLIVVLALLVAVMAFADMQLKNIIIVPQPSELEVKVWLNKPEGAVYQVGESLNIYFKANKSCYVLIYNIRTDGKITLLFPNKYDSNNYIAPNVTYKLPISNLYSFKVAPPEGKEFIQIIASTSFIPIIQQLRDLGTKQTFPLLSEDAENYVQKQILPYLSGEWASDITYFYVGRAPRTGVAQLESNPTGAHVYVDGKYIGRTPARVELDEGQHFATFYWQNQVRTETFFVTAGRTVLVTANFIQKTMLNINTTPPGAQIFLDGSFIGVSPIQIEVQPGQHTVLATMPGYSAAQQSFTVAPGETKTINLVLNPEQATLKVFSSPAGASIYVNGQYRGVAPSAGLTLTLAPGTYSVEARLSGYQDASMTVTLNPGETRTITLTLVPRKATLNIFTNPVGASIYVNGNYIGTTRTTGLSVQVDPGTHTIIATMSGYQDTTVTVNVGSGETKRVDITLPPIIRTGFLLIYTNPTNASIYVDGRYVGVAGPTGLRVEVDANVVHRVVASLPDYEDASVEVQVSPNETRTVNLTLEPIVKVGTVSINSSPSNALVYINGYLKGITPLRLDLEYGTYQLVVIKGGYYAEVLTLKVDRKSVSVSVTLRPIQ